Proteins found in one Triticum aestivum cultivar Chinese Spring chromosome 4D, IWGSC CS RefSeq v2.1, whole genome shotgun sequence genomic segment:
- the LOC123095639 gene encoding 63 kDa globulin-like protein yields the protein MATRARVTIPLLFLLGTSLLFAAAVSASHDEEEDRRGGHSLQQCVQRCQQDRPRYSHARCVQECRGDQQQHGRHEQEEQGRGRGRHGEGEREEEQGGGRGRHGEGEREEEEGRGRGRHGEGEREEHGRHEQGRGRRGEGERDEEQGGSRRPYVFGPRNFRSIIRSDHGFVKALRPFDEVSRLLRGIRNYRVAIMEVNPRAFVVPGFTDADGVGYVAQGEGVLTVIENGEKRSYTVRQGDVIVAPAGSIMHLANTDGRRKLVIAKILHTISVPGRFQYFSAKPLLASLSKRVLRAALKTSDEQLGRLLGRRQGKEEESRSISIIRASEEQLRELSRQASEGGQGHHWPLPPFRGDSRDTFNLLEQRPKIANRHGRLYQADARSFHALAQHDVRVAVANITPGSMTAPYLNTQSFKLAVVLEGEGEVEIVCPHLGRDSERREHGKGRWSEEEEDDRRQQRRHGSGSESESEEEQDQQRYETVRARVSRGSAFVVPPGHPVVEISSSQGSSNLQVVCFEINAERNERVWLAGRNNVIAKLDSPAQELTFGRPAREVQEVFRAKDQQDEGFVAGPEQQSHEQEQERGDRRRGDRGRGDDAVGAFLRMATGAF from the exons ATGGCGACCAGAGCCAGAGTAACCatccctctcctcttcctcctggGCACAAGCCTTCTCTTCGCCGCGGCTGTTTCGGCCTCCCATGACGAGGAGGAGGACAGGCGCGGTGGCCACTCGCTGCAGCAGTGCGTGCAGCGGTGCCAGCAGGACCGGCCGCGGTACTCGCATGCCCGGTGCGTGCAGGAGTGCCGGGGCGACCAGCAGCAGCACGGAAGGCACGAGCAGGAGGAGCagggccgtggccgtggccggcACGGCGAGGGAGAGCGCGAGGAGGAGCAAGGCGGCGGCCGTGGCAGGCACGGCGAGGGAgagcgtgaggaggaggagggccgtgGCCGTGGGCGGCACGGCGAGGGAGAGCGTGAGGAGCACGGAAGGCACGAGCAAGGCCGTGGCCGGCGCGGCGAGGGAGAGCGTGATGAGGAGCAGGGGGGTAGCCGCCGGCCGTACGTGTTCGGCCCGCGCAACTTCCGTAGCATCATCCGGAGCGACCACGGGTTCGTCAAGGCCCTTCGCCCGTTCGACGAAGTGTCCAGGCTCCTCCGGGGCATCAGGAACTACCGCGTCGCCATCATGGAGGTGAACCCGCGCGCGTTCGTCGTGCCGGGATTCACCGACGCGGACGGCGTCGGCTACGTCGCTCAAg gcgaGGGGGTGCTGACGGTGATCGAGAACGGCGAGAAGCGGTCCTACACCGTCAGGCAAGGCGATGTGATCGTGGCGCCGGCGGGGTCCATCATGCACCTGGCCAACACCGACGGCCGGAGGAAGCTGGTCATCGCCAAGATTCTCCACACCATCTCCGTGCCCGGCAGGTTCCAG TATTTCTCGGCCAAGCCTCTCCTCGCGAGTTTGAGCAAACGCGTGCTCAGAGCGGCTTTGAAG ACCTCCGACGAGCAGCTGGGGAGGCTGCTCGGCAGGCGCCAAGGCAAGGAGGAGGAGTCCAGGTCCATCTCCATCATCCGCGCGTCAGAGGAGCAGCTCCGCGAGCTGAGTCGGCAGGCGTCCGAGGGTGGGCAGGGCCACCACTGGCCTCTCCCCCCGTTCCGCGGCGACTCGCGCGACACCTTCAACCTCCTGGAGCAGCGCCCCAAGATCGCCAACCGCCACGGCCGCCTCTACCAGGCCGACGCCCGCAGCTTCCACGCCCTCGCCCAACACGACGTCCGCGTCGCCGTGGCCAACATCACGCCG GGCTCTATGACCGCGCCGTACTTGAACACCCAGTCATTCAAGCTCGCCGTCGTGCtggaaggcgagggagaggtggagatcgtgtgcccGCACCTCGGCCGCGACAGCGAGCGCCGCGAGCACGGCAAGGGCAGGTggagcgaggaagaggaggacgaccGACGGCAGCAACGTCGACACGGGTCCGGCTCCGAGTCCGAGTCGGAGGAGGAGCAGGATCAGCAGAGGTACGAGACGGTCCGCGCGcgggtgtcgcgcggctcggcgttCGTGGTGCCCCCCGGCCACCCGGTCGTGGAGATCTCCTCGTCCCAAGGCAGCAGCAACCTCCAGGTGGTGTGCTTCGAGATCAACGCCGAGAGGAACGAGAGGGTGTGGCTCGCCGGCAGGAACAACGTGATCGCCAAGCTCGACAGCCCCGCCCAGGAGCTGACCTTCGGCAGGCCCGCCAGGGAGGTGCAGGAGGTGTTCCGCGCCAAGGATCAGCAGGACGAGGGCTTCGTCGCCGGACCCGAGCAGCAGAGCCACGAGCAGGAGCAGGAGCGCGGGGACCGCCGCCGTGGTGACCGCGGGCGCGGTGACGACGCCGTGGGGGCGTTCCTGAGGATGGCGACCGGCGCGTTCTGA
- the LOC123099353 gene encoding non-specific lipid-transfer protein EPAD1, with product MERSRGLLLAAGLLAALLPAAAAAFGQQPGAPCEPTLLATQVALFCAPDMPTAQCCEPVVAAVDLGGGVPCLCRVAAEPQLVMAGLNATHLLTLYGSCGGLRPGGAHLAAACEGPAPPAAIVSSPPPPPPPSAAPRRKQPAHDAPPPPPPSSEKPSSPPPSQEHDGAAPRAKAAPAQATTSPLAPAAAIAPPPQAPHSAAPTASSKAAFFFVATAMLGLYIIL from the exons ATGGAGAGATCCCGCGGCCTGCTGCTGGCGGCgggcctgctggcggcgctgctgccggcggcggcggccgcgttcggGCAGCAGCCGGGGGCGCCGTGCGAGCCCACGCTGCTGGCGACGCAGGTGGCGCTCTTCTGCGCGCCCGACATGCCCACGGCCCAGTGCTGcgagcccgtcgtcgccgccgtcgacctcggcggcggggtGCCCTGCCTCTGCCGCGTCGCCGCGGAGCCGCAGCTCGTCATGGCGGGCCTCAACGCCACCCACCTCCTCACGCTCTACGGCTCCTGCGGCGGCCTCCGTCCCGGCGGcgcccacctcgccgccgcctgcgAAG GACCCGCTCCCCCGGCCGCCATCGTCAGCAGCCCCccgcccccgccaccaccgtcCGCCGCACCTCGCCGCAAGCAGCCAGCGC AcgacgcaccgccgccgccgccgccgtctagcGAGAAGCCGTCGTCCCCGCCGCCGTCCCAGGAGCACGACGGCGCCGCCCCCCGCGCCAAGGCCGCGCCCGCCCAGGCGACCACCTCCCCGCTCGCGCCCGCtgccgccatcgccccgccgccccaggCGCCACACTCCGCGGCGCCCACGGCGTCGTCCAAGGCGGCCTTCTTCTTCGTCGCCACGGCCATGCTCGGCCTCTACATCATCCTCTGA